One window from the genome of Saimiri boliviensis isolate mSaiBol1 chromosome 2, mSaiBol1.pri, whole genome shotgun sequence encodes:
- the PYGO1 gene encoding pygopus homolog 1 isoform X1, whose translation MSAEQEKDPISLKRVRGGDSGLDGLGGPGVQLGSPDKKKRKANTQGPSFPPLSEYAPPPNPNSDHLVAANPFDDNYNTISYKPLPSSNPYLGPGYPGFGGYSTFRMPPHVPPRMSSPYCGPYALRNQPHPFPQNPLGMGFNRPHAFNFGPHDNSSFGNPSYNNALSQNVNMPNQHFRQNPAENFNQIPPQNISQVSNPDLASNFVPGNSSNFTSPLESNHSFIPPPNTFGGQAKAPAPKQDFTQGATKNANQNSSAHPPHLNMDDTVNQSNIELKNVNRNNAVNQENSRSSSTEATNNNHANGTQNKPRQPRGAADACTTEKSNKSSLHPSRHGHSSSDPVYPCGICTNEVNDDQDAILCEASCQKWFHRICTGMTETAYGLLTAEASAVWGCDTCMADKDVQLMRTRETFGPSAVGSDA comes from the exons gTGGTGATAGTGGACTGGATGGGTTAGGAGGACCAGGTGTACAACTAGGAAGCCCAGATAAGAAAAAACGCAAGGCAAATACACAG GGACCGTCTTTTCCTCCATTGTCTGAGTATGCTCCACCACCGAATCCAAACTCTGACCATCTAGTGGCTGCTAATCCGTTTGATGACAACTATAATACTATTTCCTATAAACCATTACCGTCGTCAAATCCATATCTTGGCCCTGGTTATCCTGGCTTTGGAGGTTATAGCACATTCAGAATGCCACCTCACGTTCCGCCAAGAATGTCTTCCCCATACTGTGGTCCTTACGCACTCAGGAACCAGCCACACCCATTTCCTCAGAATCCTCTGGGCATGGGTTTTAATCGACCTCATGCTTTTAACTTTGGGCCACATGATAATTCAAGTTTTGGTAATCCATCTTATAATAATGCACTAAGTCAGAATGTCAACATGCCTAATCAACATTTTAGACAAAATCCTGCTGAAAATTTCAATCAGATTCCTCCACAGAATATTAGCCAAGTTTCTAACCCTGATTTGGCATCTAATTTTGTTCCCGGAAACAGTTCAAATTTTACTTCTCCATTAGAATCtaatcattcttttattcctcccCCAAACACTTTTGGGGGTCAAGCAAAAGCACCAGCCCCAAAACAAGACTTTACTCAAGGAGCAACCAAAAATGCTAATCAAAATTCCTCTGCTCATCCACCTCACTTGAATATGGATGACACAGTGAATCAGAGtaatattgaattaaaaaatgttaatcgAAACAATGCAGTAAATCAAGAGAACAGCCGTTCAAGTAGCACTGAAGCAACAAACAATAACCATGCAAATGGGACGCAGAATAAGCCACGACAACCAAGAGGTGCAGCCGATGCCTGCACCACTGAGAAAAGCAATAAATCTTCTCTTCACCCAAGCCGTCATGGCCATTCATCTTCTGACCCAGTGTATCCTTGTGGAATTTGTACAAATGAGGTAAACGATGATCAGGATGCCATCTTATGTGAGGCCTCTTGTCAGAAATGGTTTCATCGGATCTGTACTGGAATGACTGAAACAGCCTATGGCCTCTTAACTGCAGAAGCATCTGCAGTGTGGGGCTGTGATACCTGTATGGCTGACAAAGATGTCCAGTTAATGCGTACTAGAGAAACTTTTGGTCCATCTGCAGTGGGCAGTGATGCTTAA
- the PYGO1 gene encoding pygopus homolog 1 isoform X2, whose translation MPADNSPAPAYKVSSHGGDSGLDGLGGPGVQLGSPDKKKRKANTQGPSFPPLSEYAPPPNPNSDHLVAANPFDDNYNTISYKPLPSSNPYLGPGYPGFGGYSTFRMPPHVPPRMSSPYCGPYALRNQPHPFPQNPLGMGFNRPHAFNFGPHDNSSFGNPSYNNALSQNVNMPNQHFRQNPAENFNQIPPQNISQVSNPDLASNFVPGNSSNFTSPLESNHSFIPPPNTFGGQAKAPAPKQDFTQGATKNANQNSSAHPPHLNMDDTVNQSNIELKNVNRNNAVNQENSRSSSTEATNNNHANGTQNKPRQPRGAADACTTEKSNKSSLHPSRHGHSSSDPVYPCGICTNEVNDDQDAILCEASCQKWFHRICTGMTETAYGLLTAEASAVWGCDTCMADKDVQLMRTRETFGPSAVGSDA comes from the exons gTGGTGATAGTGGACTGGATGGGTTAGGAGGACCAGGTGTACAACTAGGAAGCCCAGATAAGAAAAAACGCAAGGCAAATACACAG GGACCGTCTTTTCCTCCATTGTCTGAGTATGCTCCACCACCGAATCCAAACTCTGACCATCTAGTGGCTGCTAATCCGTTTGATGACAACTATAATACTATTTCCTATAAACCATTACCGTCGTCAAATCCATATCTTGGCCCTGGTTATCCTGGCTTTGGAGGTTATAGCACATTCAGAATGCCACCTCACGTTCCGCCAAGAATGTCTTCCCCATACTGTGGTCCTTACGCACTCAGGAACCAGCCACACCCATTTCCTCAGAATCCTCTGGGCATGGGTTTTAATCGACCTCATGCTTTTAACTTTGGGCCACATGATAATTCAAGTTTTGGTAATCCATCTTATAATAATGCACTAAGTCAGAATGTCAACATGCCTAATCAACATTTTAGACAAAATCCTGCTGAAAATTTCAATCAGATTCCTCCACAGAATATTAGCCAAGTTTCTAACCCTGATTTGGCATCTAATTTTGTTCCCGGAAACAGTTCAAATTTTACTTCTCCATTAGAATCtaatcattcttttattcctcccCCAAACACTTTTGGGGGTCAAGCAAAAGCACCAGCCCCAAAACAAGACTTTACTCAAGGAGCAACCAAAAATGCTAATCAAAATTCCTCTGCTCATCCACCTCACTTGAATATGGATGACACAGTGAATCAGAGtaatattgaattaaaaaatgttaatcgAAACAATGCAGTAAATCAAGAGAACAGCCGTTCAAGTAGCACTGAAGCAACAAACAATAACCATGCAAATGGGACGCAGAATAAGCCACGACAACCAAGAGGTGCAGCCGATGCCTGCACCACTGAGAAAAGCAATAAATCTTCTCTTCACCCAAGCCGTCATGGCCATTCATCTTCTGACCCAGTGTATCCTTGTGGAATTTGTACAAATGAGGTAAACGATGATCAGGATGCCATCTTATGTGAGGCCTCTTGTCAGAAATGGTTTCATCGGATCTGTACTGGAATGACTGAAACAGCCTATGGCCTCTTAACTGCAGAAGCATCTGCAGTGTGGGGCTGTGATACCTGTATGGCTGACAAAGATGTCCAGTTAATGCGTACTAGAGAAACTTTTGGTCCATCTGCAGTGGGCAGTGATGCTTAA